The following DNA comes from Shinella zoogloeoides.
GGCCGGGAAGGCGGCAAATGGGGGCTGGAGGACTTCCTGGAGGTCAAGGCGATCAGCGGCTAGCGCCCGTCCGGAATCAGTGAATCGATTGCGATCGCCTATCTTGGAGGCTGCGGGCGAAGGGTATCGCCCGCTTGCCCCTCTTGCCTATCTGAGCGTGACCCGCCGAAGCCTGACGATCGAATGATATATCACTCGTTTGAAAATGCGGGTGGATCACGCCCCAATGGCAAAGATGGTCAAAGGCAGGGAACAACCAACGATCAAGCTGCCCGCTTCGCCATCGCAAACAGCAATTTTCGCAACCGATGGCGCAGATGCGTGAAATCCTCGCGCTCGGTCTGCTCGATGCTGCGCGGGTGTGGAATATCCACGTCGATGATCTCCGCGATCCGTCCCGGATGCGGCGAGAAGACGACGATGCGGTCGGCAAGCAGCATCGCCTCGTCGATATCGTGCGTCACGAAGACCACGGTCTTCCTGTCCTCGGCGCACAGGTCGAGAAGCAGCGTCTGCATCTCCACCCGCGTCAGGGCGTCGAGCGCCCCGAAGGGCTCATCCATCAGGAGGATGCGCGGATCGACCGCAAGGGCCCTTGCGATCGCGACACGCTGCTGCATGCCGCCCGACAGTTGCGAGGGATAGGATCCGGCGAACTTGCCGAGCGATACCTTCTCGAGCATCGTCGCCACCTTCTCGTCCCGCCGCGCCTTGCCTGC
Coding sequences within:
- a CDS encoding ABC transporter ATP-binding protein; the encoded protein is MPNAIDIHQVTKTFGEGATMVTALEKVSLTIRDGEFVVFLGPSGCGKSTLLRMIAGLSAVSEGGISVGGRPVEGRDPSVGMVFQSYTSFPWLSVAENIGFGLDLAKAGKARRDEKVATMLEKVSLGKFAGSYPSQLSGGMQQRVAIARALAVDPRILLMDEPFGALDALTRVEMQTLLLDLCAEDRKTVVFVTHDIDEAMLLADRIVVFSPHPGRIAEIIDVDIPHPRSIEQTEREDFTHLRHRLRKLLFAMAKRAA